The Lutibacter profundi genome includes a region encoding these proteins:
- a CDS encoding inorganic phosphate transporter: protein MENIYILMVVALAVLAVIDLVVGVSNDAINFLNSAFGSKVISIKNILIIASLGVAFGALTSSGMMEVARKGIFVPGEFYFNEIIYIFLAVMITDILLLDVFNTLGMPTSTTVSIVFELLGAAVAMAFIKISMNENETASAIWKYINHEKATLIILGILLSVIIAFTVGAIVQFISRLIYSFNLENKKSYVNALFGGFALTSITYFVFVKGLKGTPFYGDIKYIIEDSLTQIIVISFTTWTLVSELLIRFFKVDILKIIVAFGTFSLAMAFAGNDLVNFIGVPIAGWNAYEVWHSSGELATEFSMESLAGKVPSNTIFLVLAGLIMVITIWFSKKARSVIKTGVDLSRQGEGAEKFQPTDISRITVRGAIAINKVLELIIPKSIRNWIDSRFQVPVISLPKSKTYEMPAFDKVRASVNLVVAGILISIATSFKLPLSTTYVTFMVAMGTSFADRAWGRESAVYRVAGVLNVIAGWFGTALIAFSAAAIALYVINLGGITAVSLLLIFVFLMIGRNYLRYSKKQKEEKVERNITRNEIITIKGVIDESSEHIAAVVDRVRKLFSSVVNDLSLHDLNKLKKTDKHVGKLNQEVDDLKDEVFYFIKSLDETSVAASRFYILVLSYLQDVAQSISYISKASFKHVNNNHKQLKKDQLKDLKSIDNELEIILNEIETVFIKREFDSLGTIIEDKQNTLNRVSESIERQIKRIRTEETSPKNTTLYFSILLETQDLINALINLLKLYEDFYLSAVGNEHR, encoded by the coding sequence ATGGAAAACATATATATTTTAATGGTTGTTGCTTTGGCTGTTTTGGCAGTTATTGATCTAGTTGTTGGGGTAAGTAATGACGCAATTAATTTTTTAAATTCAGCTTTTGGTTCTAAAGTAATTTCAATTAAAAATATTTTAATAATAGCTAGTTTAGGAGTAGCTTTTGGAGCATTAACTTCTAGTGGTATGATGGAGGTTGCTAGAAAAGGAATTTTTGTTCCGGGAGAGTTTTATTTTAATGAAATTATATACATCTTTTTAGCGGTAATGATAACAGATATCTTATTACTAGATGTTTTTAATACCCTAGGAATGCCTACTTCTACCACTGTTTCAATTGTATTTGAATTGCTTGGAGCTGCTGTCGCTATGGCTTTTATAAAAATTTCAATGAATGAAAATGAAACAGCATCAGCAATATGGAAGTATATAAATCATGAAAAAGCAACATTAATTATTTTAGGAATTTTACTATCGGTTATTATAGCTTTTACTGTTGGTGCTATAGTGCAATTTATATCAAGATTAATTTATTCCTTTAATTTAGAAAATAAAAAGAGCTATGTAAATGCTTTGTTTGGAGGGTTTGCCTTAACGTCAATCACCTATTTTGTTTTTGTGAAAGGATTAAAAGGAACACCGTTTTATGGTGATATTAAATATATTATTGAAGATAGTTTAACACAAATTATTGTAATTAGTTTTACAACTTGGACATTGGTTTCAGAGTTGCTAATACGTTTTTTTAAAGTAGATATTTTAAAAATTATTGTTGCGTTTGGTACTTTTTCTCTTGCGATGGCCTTTGCTGGGAACGATTTGGTTAACTTTATTGGAGTTCCTATTGCTGGGTGGAACGCTTATGAGGTTTGGCATTCATCAGGTGAATTAGCTACCGAATTTTCAATGGAAAGTTTAGCAGGAAAAGTTCCATCAAATACCATATTTTTAGTATTGGCAGGTCTTATAATGGTAATTACCATTTGGTTCTCTAAAAAAGCACGTTCTGTTATTAAAACAGGTGTTGATTTATCGAGACAAGGAGAAGGAGCTGAAAAATTTCAACCTACAGATATTTCTAGAATAACAGTTAGAGGAGCAATAGCTATTAATAAAGTGTTGGAATTAATAATTCCTAAATCTATCAGAAATTGGATTGATTCTAGATTTCAAGTTCCAGTAATTTCATTACCTAAATCTAAAACATACGAAATGCCTGCTTTTGATAAAGTTAGAGCTTCAGTAAATTTAGTAGTGGCGGGAATTTTAATTTCAATAGCAACATCATTTAAGTTGCCTCTTTCAACTACCTATGTAACTTTTATGGTGGCAATGGGAACTTCTTTTGCTGATAGAGCTTGGGGTAGAGAAAGTGCAGTTTATAGAGTTGCAGGTGTTCTTAATGTTATTGCTGGTTGGTTTGGTACGGCCTTAATCGCTTTTTCGGCAGCCGCAATTGCATTATACGTAATTAATTTGGGAGGAATCACAGCTGTGTCACTATTACTTATTTTTGTTTTTTTAATGATAGGTAGAAACTATTTAAGATATTCTAAAAAACAAAAAGAAGAAAAAGTTGAGAGAAACATAACAAGAAATGAGATTATTACAATAAAAGGAGTTATTGATGAAAGTTCTGAGCATATTGCTGCGGTTGTTGATAGAGTTCGTAAACTGTTCTCTAGTGTTGTAAACGATTTATCTTTACATGATTTAAATAAACTCAAAAAAACAGATAAACATGTTGGTAAATTAAACCAGGAAGTAGATGATTTAAAAGATGAAGTATTTTACTTTATTAAATCATTAGATGAAACATCTGTTGCAGCTAGTAGATTTTATATTTTAGTACTTAGTTACTTGCAAGATGTAGCTCAAAGTATAAGCTATATATCAAAAGCAAGTTTTAAACATGTAAATAACAACCATAAACAACTGAAGAAAGATCAACTAAAAGATTTAAAATCAATAGATAATGAATTAGAAATTATCTTAAATGAAATAGAAACAGTATTTATTAAAAGAGAGTTTGATAGTCTTGGAACAATAATAGAGGACAAACAAAATACATTGAATAGAGTCTCTGAATCAATTGAGCGTCAAATAAAACGTATTAGAACAGAAGAAACAAGCCCAAAAAATACAACCTTGTATTTTAGTATATTGTTAGAAACGCAAGACTTAATAAATGCATTAATAAACCTTCTTAAATTGTATGAAGATTTTTATTTAAGCGCGGTAGGTAACGAACATAGATAA
- a CDS encoding ribonucleoside-diphosphate reductase subunit alpha, which translates to MFVLKRDGKKEPVMFDKITARVRKMCYGLNKLVDPVKVAMRVIEGLYDGVSTSELDNLAAEIAATMTVQHPDYAKLAARIAVSNLHKNTKKTFSEVMIDLYKYVNPRTGKKAPLVSDETYKIIIDNAAKLDSTIIYNRDFSYDYFGFKTLERSYLLKINGQIAERPQHMLMRVAIGIHQEDIDEAIETYELMSKKIFTHATPTLFNSGTPKPQMSSCFLLQIQDDSIDGIYDTLKQTAKISQSAGGIGLSIHNVRATGSYIRGTNGTSNGIVPMLKVYNDTARYVDQGGGKRKGSFAIYMEPWHADVFDFLDLRKNTGAEEMRARDLFYAMWIPDLFMKRVEENGNWTLMCPNECPHLFDTYGDEFEKLYTGYEKVKKGRKTIKARELWEKILEAQIETGNPYMLYKDAANRKSNQKNLGTIRSSNLCTEIMEYTAKDEIAVCNLASIALPMFIEENKEGVKFFNHKKLFKVTKKVTRNLDTVIDRNYYPVKEAENSNVRHRPIGLGIQGLADAFILLRMPFTSDEAKKLNQEIFETIYFAAVTSSMEIAKIKEPYSTFKGSPMSKGEFQFNMWGISEDDLSGRWDWKTLRKKVMTNGVRNSLLVAPMPTASTSQILGNNEAFEPYTSNIYTRRVLSGEFIIVNKHLLEDLVELNLWDNEMKEEIMRANGSIQHIDIIPQELKELYKTVWELSMKDIIDMSRQRGYFVDQSQSLNLFMQDANYSKLTSMHFYAWKSGLKTGMYYLRTKSAVNAIQFTVSKEKKQENKPLTPEELKELLLQSKENPDDCLMCGS; encoded by the coding sequence ATGTTTGTATTAAAAAGAGACGGAAAGAAAGAACCAGTGATGTTTGATAAAATCACTGCTAGGGTTCGTAAAATGTGTTATGGTTTAAATAAACTAGTAGATCCTGTTAAGGTTGCTATGAGAGTTATTGAAGGTTTGTATGATGGTGTAAGCACTTCAGAATTAGATAATTTAGCTGCTGAAATAGCAGCAACTATGACTGTTCAACATCCAGATTATGCGAAACTAGCTGCTCGTATAGCCGTTTCAAACTTACATAAAAACACCAAAAAAACGTTCTCAGAAGTAATGATAGATTTATATAAATATGTAAATCCACGTACGGGTAAAAAAGCACCATTAGTGTCTGATGAAACTTATAAAATAATTATAGATAATGCCGCTAAATTAGATTCTACAATTATTTATAACAGAGATTTTAGTTATGATTATTTCGGCTTTAAAACCTTAGAACGTTCATACTTATTGAAAATTAATGGGCAAATAGCTGAACGACCACAGCATATGTTAATGCGTGTGGCTATAGGAATTCACCAAGAAGATATTGATGAAGCTATTGAGACGTACGAATTAATGTCTAAAAAAATATTTACACACGCCACACCAACATTATTTAATTCAGGAACACCAAAACCTCAAATGTCATCTTGTTTTTTGTTACAAATTCAAGACGATAGTATTGATGGGATTTATGATACTTTAAAGCAAACAGCTAAAATTTCACAATCGGCTGGTGGTATAGGATTGTCAATTCACAATGTGCGTGCAACCGGTTCGTATATTAGAGGTACTAATGGCACTTCAAATGGGATTGTACCTATGTTAAAAGTGTATAATGATACGGCTCGTTATGTAGATCAAGGAGGTGGAAAACGTAAAGGCTCTTTTGCAATTTATATGGAACCTTGGCATGCCGATGTTTTTGACTTTTTAGATTTGCGTAAAAATACTGGAGCTGAAGAAATGCGTGCACGAGATTTATTTTACGCCATGTGGATTCCAGATTTATTTATGAAACGTGTTGAAGAAAATGGAAATTGGACGTTGATGTGCCCTAATGAATGCCCACATTTATTTGATACGTATGGAGATGAATTTGAGAAGCTTTACACAGGGTATGAAAAGGTGAAAAAAGGAAGAAAAACCATCAAAGCTCGTGAGTTATGGGAAAAAATATTAGAAGCACAAATTGAAACAGGAAATCCATATATGCTATATAAAGATGCAGCAAATAGGAAGTCTAACCAAAAGAATTTAGGAACTATTCGTTCTTCAAATTTATGTACTGAAATTATGGAATATACAGCAAAAGACGAAATAGCTGTTTGTAATTTAGCTTCAATAGCACTGCCAATGTTTATTGAAGAAAATAAAGAAGGGGTTAAATTTTTCAATCATAAAAAATTATTTAAAGTCACTAAAAAAGTTACCCGAAATTTAGACACCGTTATTGATCGTAATTACTATCCAGTAAAAGAAGCTGAAAATTCAAACGTTCGTCATAGACCAATTGGGTTAGGAATTCAAGGTTTGGCAGATGCATTTATATTGTTGCGTATGCCTTTTACTAGTGATGAAGCAAAAAAATTAAATCAAGAAATTTTTGAAACTATTTATTTTGCAGCGGTAACATCTTCTATGGAGATTGCAAAAATAAAAGAACCATACTCAACATTTAAAGGTTCACCAATGTCTAAAGGAGAATTTCAGTTTAATATGTGGGGAATTTCTGAAGACGATTTAAGCGGAAGATGGGATTGGAAAACCTTGAGAAAAAAAGTAATGACAAATGGTGTTAGAAATTCATTGCTAGTTGCACCTATGCCAACAGCTTCAACATCCCAAATTTTAGGAAACAACGAAGCTTTTGAACCATATACTTCAAATATTTACACACGTAGAGTTTTAAGTGGAGAATTTATTATTGTAAACAAACATTTATTAGAGGATTTAGTAGAATTAAACTTGTGGGATAATGAAATGAAAGAAGAGATTATGCGTGCTAATGGTTCTATTCAGCATATTGATATAATTCCACAAGAACTAAAAGAGTTGTATAAAACAGTTTGGGAGTTAAGTATGAAGGATATTATTGATATGTCTAGACAAAGAGGTTATTTTGTAGATCAATCTCAATCGTTAAATTTATTTATGCAAGATGCTAATTACTCGAAATTAACGTCTATGCACTTTTACGCTTGGAAAAGTGGATTAAAAACAGGGATGTATTATTTAAGAACTAAAAGCGCGGTAAATGCCATTCAATTTACAGTATCAAAAGAAAAAAAGCAAGAAAACAAACCTTTAACTCCAGAAGAATTAAAAGAATTATTGCTTCAGTCAAAAGAAAATCCAGATGATTGTTTAATGTGTGGATCTTAG
- a CDS encoding ribonucleotide-diphosphate reductase subunit beta, producing the protein MSFIEPILQPNKNRFVIFPIQHHDIWEWYKKQEASIWTAEEIDLHQDVIDWETKLNDDERYFIKHILAFFAASDGIVNENLAENFVSEVQYTEAKFFYGFQLMMENIHSEVYSLLIDTYIKNENEKDELFRAIEIFPAIKEKADWALKWIESDSFAERLIAFSAVEGIFFSGSFCSIFWMKKRGLLPGLTFSNELINRDEGLHADFAVHLHQNHIVNKVPKERITEILIDALDIERVFITESLPVSLIGMNSKLMTQYLEFVTDRLLVEYGCDKVYNTSNPFDFMEMISLEGKTNFFEKRVSEYQKAGVKSGGTGAGDLSFDADF; encoded by the coding sequence ATGTCTTTCATTGAACCTATTTTGCAGCCTAACAAAAACCGATTTGTTATTTTTCCAATTCAACATCATGATATTTGGGAATGGTATAAAAAACAGGAAGCTAGTATTTGGACGGCAGAAGAAATAGACTTACACCAAGATGTAATAGATTGGGAAACCAAATTAAACGATGATGAACGTTATTTTATTAAACATATTTTAGCGTTTTTTGCTGCTTCTGATGGGATTGTAAATGAAAATTTAGCTGAAAATTTTGTATCAGAAGTACAATATACCGAAGCAAAATTTTTTTACGGCTTTCAATTAATGATGGAAAACATTCATTCTGAGGTATATTCATTACTTATTGATACGTACATTAAAAATGAAAATGAAAAAGATGAACTTTTTAGAGCTATTGAAATTTTCCCTGCCATTAAAGAAAAAGCCGACTGGGCTTTAAAATGGATAGAAAGCGATAGTTTTGCCGAACGTTTAATTGCTTTTTCGGCAGTTGAAGGTATCTTTTTCTCAGGAAGTTTTTGCTCTATATTTTGGATGAAAAAAAGAGGGCTATTACCAGGCTTAACCTTTTCAAATGAACTGATAAATCGTGATGAAGGATTGCATGCCGATTTTGCAGTGCATTTACACCAAAATCATATTGTAAACAAAGTTCCAAAAGAGCGTATAACAGAAATATTAATAGACGCACTTGATATAGAACGTGTATTTATAACAGAGTCATTACCAGTAAGTTTAATTGGTATGAATTCAAAATTAATGACTCAATATTTAGAATTTGTAACCGATAGATTATTGGTTGAATACGGTTGTGATAAAGTTTACAATACTTCAAACCCTTTTGATTTTATGGAAATGATTTCATTAGAAGGTAAAACTAACTTTTTTGAAAAAAGAGTTTCTGAATATCAAAAAGCAGGTGTAAAAAGTGGAGGAACCGGAGCCGGAGATCTTAGCTTTGACGCAGATTTTTAA
- a CDS encoding OmpA family protein, which yields MKKSTLNFKTSSIFKILLVFSLFFFIPQQSEAQFFKKLAKKAKEKIDREAEKRAEKRVNKKIDKEFDKAEDILDGKKKDKEEGNSNTNEKRENNLESTNSNEAKAKSNKPTVVWSKFDFVPGDTVIFEDGPSADEENGEFPSRWDLYEGSAEIAQVNGENVIMFIDRGGEIVPYLKNSKEDYLPEVFTVEFDVWFEKGRTTANRFFIAFRDKKNQWGKGLGGNFTVYPNGIEFEDTDKRYPGTEKLSWAEEPIGQWRHIAIAYTKGKFKAYMDDTRLINIPHLEGNPWGFTIESQKGNQYLRNFRIAKGGVKYYDRVLSEGKIIVNGIKFDVNKATLKPESMGPINKIYQLMNKNTDLKFSVEGHTDSDGGDETNMVLSKARGKTVMDKLISMGISPNRLKSNGFGESKPLDTNSTPEGKANNRRVEFVKF from the coding sequence ATGAAAAAAAGCACACTTAATTTTAAAACGAGCTCAATTTTTAAAATATTGTTGGTCTTTAGTTTGTTCTTCTTTATTCCCCAACAATCAGAAGCTCAATTTTTTAAAAAGTTAGCTAAAAAAGCGAAAGAAAAAATAGATCGTGAAGCTGAGAAAAGAGCAGAAAAACGTGTTAATAAAAAAATTGATAAAGAATTTGATAAAGCGGAAGATATTTTAGATGGTAAGAAAAAAGACAAGGAAGAGGGAAATAGCAATACAAATGAAAAAAGAGAAAACAATTTAGAATCTACAAATTCTAATGAAGCCAAAGCAAAATCAAACAAGCCTACTGTCGTTTGGAGCAAGTTTGATTTTGTACCTGGCGATACCGTAATTTTTGAAGACGGCCCAAGTGCTGATGAAGAAAACGGTGAATTTCCAAGCCGTTGGGATTTATATGAAGGTTCTGCTGAAATTGCCCAAGTAAATGGAGAAAATGTCATCATGTTTATTGATAGAGGTGGCGAAATAGTACCCTATTTAAAAAATTCTAAAGAAGATTATTTACCAGAAGTTTTTACCGTAGAATTTGATGTTTGGTTTGAAAAAGGACGTACCACCGCTAATAGGTTTTTTATAGCTTTCCGAGATAAAAAGAATCAATGGGGAAAAGGTTTAGGAGGAAATTTCACGGTTTATCCAAATGGAATTGAATTTGAAGATACAGACAAAAGATATCCTGGCACCGAAAAACTAAGCTGGGCAGAAGAACCAATAGGACAATGGCGACATATTGCTATTGCCTATACTAAAGGGAAGTTTAAAGCTTATATGGATGACACTCGATTAATCAATATTCCTCATCTAGAAGGTAACCCTTGGGGATTTACTATAGAATCACAGAAAGGGAATCAATACTTAAGAAATTTCCGTATTGCAAAAGGCGGTGTAAAATATTACGATAGAGTTTTATCAGAAGGAAAAATTATTGTAAACGGTATTAAATTCGATGTGAATAAAGCCACTTTAAAACCCGAAAGTATGGGGCCCATCAATAAAATTTACCAATTGATGAACAAAAACACTGACCTTAAATTTAGCGTAGAAGGACATACAGATAGTGATGGTGGAGATGAAACCAATATGGTCTTATCAAAAGCCAGAGGAAAAACAGTGATGGATAAACTTATTAGTATGGGAATTTCACCTAACAGATTAAAATCAAATGGTTTTGGAGAAAGTAAACCTTTAGATACTAATAGTACACCAGAAGGGAAAGCAAATAACAGAAGAGTGGAATTTGTAAAATTTTAA
- a CDS encoding tetratricopeptide repeat protein translates to MYQILLFNKLKRGSNSLTLQEVEFKKMNKNHYLTSLFLILTFLALNPIYSQKKINKRVVDSLFNELKVKPNTISKVDDLIALYKNAVRAKIPSEYVIDNAISTSEKIFYIKGLGESYNRKGLAARYNYDYESSVALHKRALSYLNKTTDTLLKIKCLNNIGVSYRKLNLEKEAFDFYFQALDLSEKIKHNKSITIALNGIGNVFIDTKEYDKALHYFKRVYRLDVENNNIRGQEYSLSNIGEVYLYKKRYDSSDHYLRKALALTKKYKHKQSEAIRYNLLGLLFQKKGEYQKSIEFYKEAIPLFTKENNIRYLSNTLINVGKNQLNLGEYKEAKENIIMGLSSAKIIKSKENISLGYNALVDYYTHTKNYKEALSSHKIATAFQDSIVNEASQKSIISTQVEYETAKKDAQIQELAKENELNKKKAKTNFNRLIIISSLGLAGILGLLYLFRLYRRNSDLEIENKNSELQNYVLQINDLKEKAKNNINTETKNIAENFSDFGLSKREIEVLQHIAAGFSNNEISKKMFVSNNTIKTHIKNIYAKLDVKNRIQAIKKIRT, encoded by the coding sequence ATGTATCAAATATTACTTTTTAATAAGTTAAAAAGAGGAAGTAATTCTTTAACTTTACAGGAAGTAGAATTTAAAAAAATGAATAAAAATCACTATTTAACCTCACTCTTTTTAATTTTAACATTTCTTGCTTTAAACCCAATATATTCACAAAAAAAAATAAATAAAAGGGTTGTTGATAGTCTTTTTAATGAGTTAAAAGTAAAACCAAATACTATTTCTAAGGTTGATGATTTAATTGCATTATACAAAAATGCTGTTAGAGCCAAAATACCAAGTGAATATGTGATAGATAATGCTATTTCAACTTCAGAAAAAATATTTTATATAAAAGGATTAGGAGAAAGTTACAATAGAAAAGGTTTAGCCGCAAGATATAATTATGATTATGAAAGTTCGGTTGCACTTCACAAAAGAGCTTTAAGCTATCTCAATAAAACTACAGATACATTATTAAAAATCAAATGTTTAAATAATATAGGTGTTAGCTATAGAAAATTAAATTTAGAAAAGGAAGCTTTTGATTTTTATTTTCAGGCATTAGATTTATCAGAAAAAATAAAACACAATAAAAGTATTACAATAGCTTTAAATGGTATAGGAAATGTATTTATAGACACTAAAGAATATGACAAGGCACTACATTATTTTAAAAGAGTTTATAGGTTAGATGTAGAGAATAATAACATTAGAGGTCAAGAATATAGTTTATCAAATATAGGAGAGGTTTATTTATATAAAAAACGGTATGATTCTTCAGATCATTATTTACGTAAAGCATTAGCATTAACAAAAAAATACAAACACAAACAAAGTGAGGCTATACGGTATAATTTGTTAGGGCTATTATTTCAAAAAAAAGGAGAATATCAAAAATCTATCGAATTTTATAAAGAAGCAATCCCTCTTTTTACAAAAGAAAATAATATAAGATATTTAAGCAATACATTAATTAATGTTGGTAAAAATCAGTTAAATTTAGGTGAATATAAAGAGGCTAAAGAAAATATTATTATGGGTTTGTCAAGTGCCAAAATAATTAAATCTAAAGAAAATATTTCTTTAGGATATAATGCTTTGGTTGATTACTATACACATACAAAAAACTATAAAGAAGCACTAAGTTCACATAAAATTGCAACAGCATTTCAAGATAGCATTGTTAATGAAGCATCACAAAAAAGTATTATAAGTACTCAAGTTGAATATGAAACAGCAAAAAAAGATGCGCAAATACAGGAATTAGCAAAAGAAAATGAATTAAATAAAAAGAAGGCAAAAACAAATTTTAACCGTTTAATTATAATCTCTTCTTTAGGTTTAGCAGGAATTTTAGGCTTACTTTATTTATTTCGACTTTACAGAAGAAATTCGGACTTAGAAATTGAAAACAAAAATTCAGAATTACAAAATTACGTACTTCAAATTAATGATTTAAAAGAAAAAGCAAAAAACAATATAAATACCGAAACTAAAAATATTGCTGAAAATTTTAGTGATTTTGGACTTTCAAAACGAGAAATTGAAGTGTTACAACATATTGCAGCAGGATTTAGTAATAATGAAATTTCCAAAAAAATGTTTGTTTCAAACAATACCATTAAAACACATATAAAAAACATCTATGCTAAATTAGATGTTAAAAATAGAATTCAGGCCATAAAAAAAATTAGAACTTAA
- a CDS encoding DUF3109 family protein has product MFQLGKTIVSEDIIEKEFVCNLASCKGKCCIDGEAGAPLEEEELQILLDIYPKIKPFLRAEGISAIENQGLFITNEGEFETPLINNKDCAFVIFDENNITKCGIEEAYNQGVIQWKKPISCHLYPIRIMEYSEFSAVNYHKWPICDDACTLGKELQVPVYKFVKEALIRKFGKDWYSELEKVAKTFIET; this is encoded by the coding sequence ATGTTTCAATTAGGAAAAACAATAGTTTCAGAAGATATTATAGAAAAGGAGTTTGTTTGTAATTTGGCTTCTTGCAAAGGTAAATGTTGCATTGACGGTGAAGCAGGTGCACCTTTAGAAGAAGAAGAATTACAAATATTGTTAGATATTTATCCTAAAATAAAACCATTTTTGAGAGCTGAAGGAATTTCAGCAATAGAAAATCAAGGACTTTTTATAACCAATGAAGGCGAATTTGAAACGCCTTTAATTAATAATAAAGATTGTGCTTTTGTAATTTTTGATGAGAATAACATTACAAAATGTGGTATTGAAGAAGCTTACAATCAAGGTGTAATACAATGGAAAAAACCTATTTCTTGTCATTTATACCCAATACGTATTATGGAATATAGTGAGTTTTCGGCAGTAAATTACCATAAGTGGCCAATTTGTGATGATGCTTGTACTTTAGGAAAAGAATTACAAGTACCTGTATATAAATTTGTAAAAGAAGCTTTAATTAGAAAATTTGGAAAAGATTGGTATAGCGAACTTGAAAAAGTAGCGAAAACCTTTATTGAAACTTAA
- a CDS encoding MarC family protein, whose translation MGFNFKEIFTATMILFAVIDIIGNIPIIIDLRKKVGHIQSEKASIIAGVIMISFLFLGASILNLIGIDVNSFAVAGSFILFFLALEMILGITLYKEEETNAITASVFPLAFPLIAGPGSLTSILSLRAEYATINIVIAIIINIIFMYIVLKTSSKIEKIIGENGISIIRKIFGVILLAIAVKLFTTNIQGLLHN comes from the coding sequence ATGGGCTTCAATTTTAAAGAAATATTTACTGCAACAATGATATTGTTTGCTGTAATTGATATTATAGGTAACATTCCTATAATTATTGATTTACGAAAAAAAGTTGGGCATATACAGTCTGAAAAAGCTTCAATTATAGCTGGTGTTATTATGATTTCTTTTTTATTTTTAGGAGCAAGTATCTTAAACTTAATAGGTATTGATGTTAATTCATTTGCTGTAGCTGGTTCTTTTATTTTATTTTTTTTAGCTTTAGAAATGATTTTAGGAATTACACTTTATAAAGAGGAAGAAACAAATGCAATTACAGCATCTGTTTTTCCATTGGCATTCCCGCTAATTGCTGGTCCGGGTAGTTTAACCTCTATTTTATCTCTAAGAGCTGAATACGCAACAATAAATATTGTAATTGCCATAATTATAAATATTATATTTATGTATATTGTATTAAAAACTTCATCAAAAATTGAAAAAATAATCGGTGAAAATGGTATCAGCATTATACGTAAAATATTTGGCGTAATATTACTGGCAATTGCTGTTAAATTATTCACCACAAATATTCAAGGTTTATTACATAATTAA
- a CDS encoding FAD-dependent oxidoreductase codes for MGSLDVLIIGGSAAGLSSALILGSALNKPFGIGKKVGIITHQKSAALQNAELNNVLGFKKGTKGNEILKEGLIQLAETYPEIIQIAKEKVVKVEGNYPSFTVVTNKNSYQTKKIVVAVGPSNLFNIEGLMQYVIPHKAIPAVKEKIMLKNNNHIVTEGIYVAGVLAGWRSQYAIAAGSGSQVATDILTLWNGGNHTMIHDVIE; via the coding sequence ATGGGTTCTTTAGATGTGTTAATTATTGGAGGAAGTGCTGCTGGGTTGTCAAGTGCTTTAATTTTAGGTTCAGCATTAAACAAGCCTTTTGGTATTGGCAAAAAAGTTGGAATTATTACGCACCAAAAAAGTGCTGCCTTACAAAATGCTGAATTAAATAATGTTTTGGGATTTAAAAAAGGAACAAAAGGAAATGAAATTCTTAAAGAAGGTTTAATTCAATTGGCTGAAACCTATCCTGAAATAATTCAAATAGCTAAGGAAAAAGTAGTTAAAGTTGAAGGTAATTACCCAAGTTTTACAGTAGTTACCAATAAAAATTCATATCAAACAAAAAAAATTGTAGTTGCGGTTGGCCCTTCTAATTTATTTAATATTGAAGGATTAATGCAATATGTGATTCCTCATAAAGCGATACCTGCTGTTAAAGAAAAAATTATGCTTAAAAACAACAATCACATAGTTACTGAAGGAATTTACGTTGCTGGTGTTTTAGCTGGTTGGAGAAGTCAATATGCAATTGCAGCCGGTAGTGGGTCTCAAGTTGCCACTGATATTTTAACTTTATGGAATGGAGGAAACCATACAATGATCCATGATGTAATTGAGTAA